The following proteins come from a genomic window of Daphnia carinata strain CSIRO-1 chromosome 8, CSIRO_AGI_Dcar_HiC_V3, whole genome shotgun sequence:
- the LOC130703955 gene encoding uncharacterized protein LOC130703955, with amino-acid sequence MALRKGTITEIPPGAVRLTPEEAVLYQFDAVKKWKPQSEMWPLMYGSLGVGVTNSLSGVFINECFRRQCLLPKSALFLIGMPIITVSSLAVTFLHHKYVTSDLLLMNSPCMPCVQGRTVLLVGLLGTLYPLIGSSFGSMLQAQRMDTIYLPSLGKETKKFFQTWQQMVQKNNNFLTKVLAVNVIVAVIVAHLQLKAFYRFNQQDH; translated from the exons ATGGCCCTTCGCAAAGGTACCATAACTGAAATACCACCTGGTGCTGTTAGATTGACGCCAGAAGAAGCTGTACTATATCAGTTTGATGCGGTTAAGAAGTGGAAACCTCAGTCCGAAAT GTGGCCTTTGATGTATGGCTCTCTTGGCGTGGGCGTAACCAACTCTCTCTCTGGCGTCTTTATCAATGAATGTTTTAGGAGACAATGTTTACTGCCAAAATCTGCCCTTTTCCTGATTGGTATGCCTATCATTACAGTTTCGTCTCTTGCTGTCACATTTCTTCATCATAAG TATGTAACTTCAGATTTGCTGCTAATGAATAGTCCTTGTATGCCCTGTGTACAAGGCAGGACAGTCCTACTCGTTGGTTTACTTGGAACACTTTACCCCTTAATTGGATCTTCTTTTGGGAGCATGTTG CAAGCACAGAGGATGGACACCATTTACTTACCTTCattgggaaaagaaacaaagaaatttttccaaaCTTGGCAGCAGATggtgcaaaaaaataataattttctcaCCAAAGTTCTTGCGGTGAATGTGATTGTGGCTGTCATCGTCGCACATTTACAGCTGAAAGCCTTCTATCGGTTTAACCAACAAGatcattga
- the LOC130703952 gene encoding AMMECR1-like protein: MSAGCCGTKKQKTASSPSSSCNGTDDGGGSSSGSNTHFAQGSSSLTGLNHHSHLTNGHSKNGTVAHPEMGFYCFDILYSHLHSSEPPKTPRFTNDEYPLFVTWAIGKDKRLRGCIGTFSAMNLHSGLREYAVTSAFKDSRFSPITADELSKLHVSVSILTNFEDAEDHMDWEVGTHGIRIEFHSDRGSRRTATYLPEVATEQGWDRIQTIDSLLRKGGFKGLVTQDVRRNIKLVRYRSEKVSVSWQDYWTHWKNNGKS; the protein is encoded by the exons ATGTCTGCGGGATGTTGTGGgaccaagaaacaaaagacggcCAGCTCGCCGTCATCTTCGTGCAACGGCACGGACGATGGCGGTGGAAGCTCATCCGGCAGTAATACCCATTTTGCTCAGGGGTCTTCTTCATTGACTGGACTGAATCATCACTCTCATCTGACCAATGGGCATTCGAAAAATGGAACTGTGGCCCATCCTGAGATGGGTTTCTACTGTTTCGACATTCTCTATTCTCACTTGCACAGCTCAGAGCCTCCAAAAACCCCAAGATTCACCAATGATGAATA cccACTATTTGTCACATGGGCCATTGGGAAGGACAAGAGGCTCCGTGGTTGTATAGGAACATTTAGCGCAATGAATTTGCATTCTGGTCTCAGGGAATATGCAGTAACAag TGCATTCAAGGACTCTAGGTTTAGCCCAATAACTGCCGATGAACTGTCAAAACTTCACGTCTCTGTGTCCATTTTGACCAACTTTGAGGACGCCGAAGATCACATGGATTGGGAAGTCGGCACCCACGGGATCCGAATTGAATTTCACTCGGACCGTGGCTCCCGACGCACTGCCACTTACTTGCCGGAAGTTGCCACCGAGCAAG GATGGGATCGCATTCAGACAATTGACTCTTTACTGCGTAAAGGTGGATTCAAAGGTTTAGTTACCCAGGACGTTCGTCGCAATATCAAACTTGTTCGGTACCGCAGCGAAAAAGTATCTGTTTCTTGGCAAGATTACTGGACTCACTGGAAAAACAATGGCAAgtcataa
- the LOC130703945 gene encoding protein-glucosylgalactosylhydroxylysine glucosidase-like, translating to MFLPIGLLLFVAIVSGNQSMATESRAVDLSLDSRIFESNSLPIDELEMPSIGNGHLATGVYTDTVYMNGLYNGELGESHRARIPSQINIRMNVGANQTVTDQRFILDTEKGMFIERTVVDGAIVEQRTFAHRLITSLLVTQITVDFSQSGSNSLTLSLSDNPGPVSDDITFSPSQNYTQGLAGKEQTGQTKVVEDSQYQNGLSNVTIIYSEVPEKVTLTRDTPTITIIMSIASTYAEASSTYSYAYNLTQSNDGHLELVRTHIDQWKKIWDSGNILMEGPNLELAKVVCGSMYYLLSSLPHEPVDANRRRFSGLSPGSLANGAFLKDYQGHSFWDTETWMFPPVLMLWSYVAKDLLLYRMSNIRAARDRAVGTGYQGARFPWESGFTGVEVTPDCCPETRDNQQHITGDISFATRQYWAATGDTKWLYGEDYSFPLEINGCNFIREMAQFWASRAGYNSTTDQYEIKGVMPPDEDHPYVDNSVYTNVIASYSIFFAKHAECQCGTSMTGDVPEAWLDIARKMKIPFDAERNYHPEFDGYQPGETIKQADVVLLGFPLMYVTDPVVRQNDLDIYENVTRVDGPAMTWSMHAIGHLEAGDEARSAAMLNRSFQPYLIEPFKVWNEAQNHKGAFNFITGMGGFLQSILFGYAGLRLTVEKLTANPILPPGITNFTLQGMDYLGCSFNINIQASTVDINWISGSSCDSLDIVPDQVKETELKTYSTGRITFPRGPFTIKRKIPSNCPLPDGNTNLNSAAPSSNLNWNFLLTTVVASKALLTNLVSWE from the exons ATGTTTCTCCCCATCGGTCTTCTTCTATTTGTGGCCATCGTGTCGGGGAACCAATCGATGGCCACCGAATCCAGAGCGGTCGATTTGAGCCTGGACTCACGCATCTTTGAGAGTAACAG CTTACCAATCGACGAGCTTGAAATGCCTAGTATTGGTAACGGTCATTTGGCTACCGGTGTTTACACCGACACGGTTTACATGAACGGACTATACAACGGCGAGCTGGGTGAATCACACAGAGCTAGAATTCCGTCTCAGATCAACATCCGCATGAACGTCGGAGCCAACCAAACTGTAACAGACCAACGTTTTATATTAGATACGGAAAAAG GGATGTTTATCGAACGGACTGTTGTCGATGGCGCTATCGTGGAACAAAGGACATTTGCTCATCGTCTGATAACTTCCCTGCTCGTCACTCAAATCACAGTGGATTTCAGCCAATCAG GCAGCAATTCGTTGACGTTATCCTTGTCCGATAATCCTGGCCCCGTTAGTGATGATATTACCTTCAGTCCTTCGCAAAATTACACTCAAGGTCTAGCGGGCAAAGAACAAACTGGGCAAACAAAGGTCGTTGAAGATTCACAGTATCAGAATGGCCTGTCAAACGTTACTATTATTTATTCAGAA GTACCGGAGAAAGTAACATTAACCCGGGATACACCCACAATAACTATTATCATGTCGATTGCATCAACATATGCGGAAGCCTCTAGTACTTATTCTTATG CATACAATTTAACCCAGTCAAATGATGGCCATCTTGAACTAGTTAGAACCCACATAGACCAATGGAAGAAAATTTGGGATTCTGGAAATATCTTAATGGAAGGCCCCAATTTGGAATTG GCCAAGGTTGTCTGTGGCAGTATGTATTATTTGCTGAGTTCCCTCCCGCACGAGCCGGTTGACGCTAACCGGCGACGTTTCAGTGGATTGAGTCCCGGCTCGCTAGCCAATGGCGCTTTTCTGAAAGATTATCAAGGCCATTCCTTTTGGGATACGGAAACGTGGATGTTCCCGCCAGTTTTAATGCTATGGTCTTACGTAGCTAAAGATTTGTTGCTCTATCGTATGAGCAATATCCGGGCGGCGCGTGACAGAGCTGTCGGAACAGGTTATCAGGGAGCTCGCTTTCCCTGGGAATCCGGATTTACCGGGGTTGAAGTTACCCCAGATTGCTGCCCAGAGACCCGTGACAACCAACAACATATTACAG GCGACATCTCCTTCGCAACGAGGCAATATTGGGCTGCTACCGGAGACACCAAATGGCTATACGGAGAGGACTATAGTTTTCCGTTGGAG ATTAACGGCTGCAACTTCATTAGAGAAATGGCGCAGTTCTGGGCTAGTCGAGCGGGGTACAATTCAACCACAGATCAATACGAAATCAAGG GTGTTATGCCTCCGGATGAAGATCATCCCTATGTTGACAATTCG GTCTACACGAACGTGATAGCGTCGTATTCTATCTTTTTCGCCAA gCATGCGGAATGTCAGTGCGGAACGTCGATGACGGGGGACGTCCCAGAAGCTTGGCTGGACATTGCacggaaaatgaaaatccCATTTGATGCTGAACGCAATTATCACCCCGAATTTGATGGTTATCAACCGGGTGAGACTATAAAACAGGCCGACGTTGTCCTTTTAGGTTTTCCGCTTATGTACGTAACTGATCCTGTCGTGAGGCAAAACGATTTGGATATTTACGAAAATGTCACAAGAGTCGATGGGCCGGCGATGACATGGTCCATGCATGCTATCGGCCATTTGGAAGCCGGTGACGAAGCAAGAAGTGCAGCTATGCTCAATCGTAGTTTTCAACCTTATCTTATCGAACCATTTAAA GTATGGAATGAAGCCCAGAATCATAAAGGTGCTTTCAACTTCATAACTGGAATGGGCGGATTTCTTCAGTCAATCCTATTTGGTTATGCCGGGTTGCGTTTAACCGTTGAAAAATTAACTGCAAATCCAATTTTGCCGCCAGGCATTACCAACTTTACCCTTCAAG GGATGGATTATTTGGGCTGTTCATTTAACATTAACATCCAAGCAAGCACTGTGGACATCAACTGGATTAGCGGAAGCAGCTGTGATTCTTTGGACATTGTTCCTGATCAAGTCAAAGAAACGGAACTCAAAACTTATTCAACTGGGCGGATAACATTTCCTCGAGGGCCATTCACgatcaaacgaaaaattccATCAAATTGTCCGCTCCCCGATGGGAACACTAACTTGAACTCCGCCGCGCCGTCTTCAAATTTGAACTGGAATTTTCTGTTGACTACTGTTGTAGCATCGAAGGCCTTGTTGACAAACCTTGTGTCATGGGAATAA
- the LOC130703948 gene encoding transcription termination factor 5, mitochondrial-like, with product MRMNVPLLFERPILNVLRHYSRGIARVSQTVKDDPYSHFALKQKAETIHHVLGFKMSKAKNLLKKDRALAQKPLAHYTKISESLGSLKPIVGQSEESKNLFLSSPPVVLRNCQFLQECGATRATADVIASCQNFMAVPIGVFKSYANVDHAVDIQGRWLDLVSEPSWRLKNEKLLEQHTTPCSSISHVRNVVFSSYVARKWKIPFPKVLKWVEEGIRTLPLSIRRLMRTVSVLPKIGFDQENLWKNPSLLQCDPDSLELFVFTYKEDFLGQSASQFLLEFPEVAYQIDFSSLHSNVDNLRRFGVPAACIRNNLRNLLVQDPLVLQGKIRQMELYPELGVFVHHPRFTKLFDDVDTVVLRVKTFRAIDKRQITFTACTCSAKDFSALIQQRAQLRLSDEALRYLANRTGQSSKSVREMLRSHPQSRQLGSENMKKVMELVTARGFTKEQIFNGLHLVLYPVELVAKKLDELPTRPEMQPIETTIKEPTILQIVVYMLEEQFMFTGNGVFAKPPEKFD from the exons atgagaatgaATGTTCCCTTATTATTCGAACGACCGATTTTGAATGTGTTGAGGCACTACTCTAGAGGGATCGCTAGAGTCTCACAGACCGTCAAGGATGATCCTTATTCACATTTTGCTCTGAAACAGAAAGCTGAAACTATTCATCATGTCCTTG GTTTCAAAATGTCAAAAGCTAAAAATTTGCTTAAAAAAGACAGGGCTTTAGCCCAAAAACCTTTAGCTCACTATACAAAAATAAGTGAAAGCCTTGGATCTTTGAAACCAATAGTTGGGCAAAGtgaagaaagcaaaaatttatttctgtCTTCACCTCCGGTGGTACTACGAAATTGTCAGTTCCTTCAAGAATGTGGTGCCACAAGAGCCACAGCAGATGTAATTGCaag TTGTCAGAACTTCATGGCCGTACCAATAGGCGTGTTCAAAAGTTACGCAAATGTTGATCACGCTGTTGATATACAAGGGCGGTGGTTGGATCTTGTTTCTGAACCCTCGTGGCgcttgaaaaatgaaaagcttttAGAACAACACACCACCCCATGTAGTTCGATATCACATGTAAGAAATGTGGTATTTTCCAGTTACGTAGCCCGAAAATGGAAAATACCTTTCCCAAAAGTTTTGAAATGGGTGGAAGAAGGCATCAGAACTCTACCGTTAAGCATACGACGCTTAATGCGTACTGTCAGCGTTTTACCAAAGATTGGCTTTGACCAAGAAAAC TTGTGGAAAAATCCTTCCTTGTTACAATGCGATCCAGATAGTCTAGAGCTTTTCGTGTTTACGTATAAGGAAGATTTTCTGGGTCAAAGCGCTAGTCAATTTCTTCTCGAATTCCCTGAAGTGGCGtatcaaattgatttttcttctttacacTCTAACGTGGATAACTTGCGAAGATTCGGTGTACCCGCAGCTTGCATACGAAATAACCTTAGAAATTTGCTTGTTCAAGATCCGTTGGTTTTACAAGGTAAAATAAGACAAATGGAACTTTATCCGGAATTGGGTGTGTTTGTGCACCATCCCAGATTCACCAAGTTGTTTGATGATGTTGATACCGTTGTCTTACGTGTAAAGACATTTCGGGCCATTGATAAAAGGCAAATTACATTCACCGCCTGCACTTGTTCAGCAAAAGA ctttTCAGCTCTTATTCAACAAAGAGCTCAACTACGATTGTCAGATGAGGCACTTCGCTATCTTGCCAACCGCACAGGACAGTCTTCCAAAAGCGTTAGGGAAATGTTACGATCGCATCCACAATCAAGGCAATTGGGATCAGAAAATATGAAGAAAGTGATGGAACTTGTCACTGCCAGAGGTTTTACAAAAGAACAAATCTTCAACGGACTGCACTTGGTGCTTTACCCGGTAGAACTTGTAGCCAAAAAGCTGGATGAGTTACCGACCAGGCCGGAAATGCAACCAATCGAAACTACAATTAAAGAACCTACTATCCTTCAAATTGTGGTGTATATGTTGGAAGAACAGTTTATGTTTACGGGCAACGGAGTATTCGCGAAACCTCCAGAGAAATTCGACTGA
- the LOC130703958 gene encoding malate synthase-like — MGTNAASSADRLKVILSHLPKKPGNIPFDFLGSKKPFEISPAPSGLESAITLLFTEDCLEFLVKLVETFDQKADEVLRQRVLRRCAVESGKMPEFVSRRPNKSKGWKIDPIPRRLVNRKLDLGDISPARTDLLVAAMNANVQGIQVDFDDGHCPSWRNQLQGLYNVFLAVRNQLPGTHALDKVPVMMLRPRAWNMMEHNVMINGREIPGPLLDFGVLMFHNGRIMAEVESGPFFYLSKVESALEARLWDQIFTWAENQLGLKFGTVKSCVLIENILATFEMESILYELRHHCIGLNCGIWDYSASIISLFGRRPEFVISDRVRYVNIDQLFLISYIKLLIKVCHKRGALATGGMAALVLDGDVSNNQENVIKRVCESKLKEIRLGLDGFMVHDLGLVPHINKLWSDHCPGDNQVKIKLPAFKKSAADLLKVPVGQVSLSALEHNIAVATLFIEAWLRQSGTFTFRGAVEDSATAEISRSQVWQWIFHRVPLEDVEGTRVSRQLVFDLVDSFSHQLSVSMGEVEKDRLMLAVKIFKELVTARDPPIFITTYLNNHSCFLNACRLSKP; from the exons ATGGGAACCAATGCAGCTAGCTCAGCTGATCGGCTGAAGGTTATCCTGTCTCATCTACCCAAGAAACCAGGAAATAtcccatttgattttttg gGAAGTAAAAAGCCCTTTGAAATATCACCAGCCCCCAGCGGATTAGAAAGTGCAATCACACTTCTCTTCACTGAAGATTGCTTAGAATTTTTGGTGAAACTGGTGGAGACATTTGATCAAAAGGCTGATGAG GTGCTGCGTCAGCGCGTCTTGCGACGCTGCGCCGTGGAAAGCGGTAAAATGCCGGAATTCGTTTCCAGAAGACCAAACAAATCCAAGGGATGGAAGATTGATCCCATCCCGCGCCGCTTGGTCAACAGAAAGTTGGACCTCGGTGACATCAGCCCTGCCAGAACGGATCTTTTGGTGGCCGCCATGAATGCAAACGTTCAGGGCATCCAA GTGGACTTTGATGATGGCCATTGCCCGTCCTGGCGAAATCAGCTTCAAGGCCTTTACAACGTCTTCCTGGCTGTTCGAAATCAATTACCCGGAACACACGCCTTGGACAAAGTACCAGTGATGATGTTGCGGCCGCGAGCGTGGAACATGATGGAGCACAATGTGATG ATCAATGGTCGTGAAATACCCGGGCCTCTACTGGACTTTGGAGTTCTCATGTTCCACAACGGACGAATCATGGCCGAAGTCGAATCTGGCCCCTTTTTCTACTTGTCCAAAGTGGAAAGCGCTCTTGAAGCCCGTCTATGGGACCAAATCTTTACGTGGGCTGAAAATCAATTGGGATTGAAATTCG GCACCGTAAAAAGCTGCGTCTTGATAGAGAACATTTTGGCGACATTTGAAATGGAGTCTATACTTTACGAATTACGTCATCATTGTATCGGCTTGAATTGCGGCATTTGGGATTACTCAGCGTCCataatttctctttttg GTCGACGCCCCGAGTTTGTGATTTCCGATCGAGTCCGTTATGTTAACATCGATCAGCTATTTTTGATTTCGTACATCAAACTATTAATCAAGGTGTGCCATAAACGTGGAGCCTTGGCTACCGGAGGCATGGCGGCTTTGGTTTTAGACGGCGATGTTTCAAA TAACCAAGAAAACGTCATCAAACGCGTTTGTGAAAGTAAACTCAAAGAAATTCGTCTGGGATTAGACGGTTTTATGGTTCACGACCTTGGACTTGTCCCCCATATTAATAAG cttTGGAGTGATCACTGCCCAGGAGATAATCAAGTGAAAATCAAGCTGCCAGCGTTCAAGAAAAGCGCCGCTGATTTGCTCAAAGTCCCTGTTGGCCAGGTTAGCCTTTCTGCCCTTGAACACAATATAGCTGTTGCAACGCTTTTCATTGAAGCCTGGCTGAGGC AATCGGGAACATTTACATTCCGGGGTGCAGTTGAAGACTCTGCAACTGCTGAAATATCGCGCTCGCAAGTTTGGCAGTGGATTTTCCACCGG GTCCCTCTGGAAGACGTTGAAGGCACCCGTGTTTCCCGCCAGCTCGTCTTCGACCTAGTCGACTCGTTTAGTCACCAATTGTCCGTGTCCATGGGCGAAGTTGAAAAAGATCGCCTGATGTTGGCGGTCAAGATATTCAAAGAACTGGTGACCGCCCGAGACCCACCCATCTTCATCACAACTTACCTGAATAACCACTCGTGCTTTTTAAATGCTTGTCGGCTTTCAAAACCGTGA
- the LOC130704207 gene encoding mid1-interacting protein 1-like isoform X1, with protein sequence MRPDPFSLSLYICTSRKVFFFSEEIKRCTDMKFDRNCSDVSNRNSSLRKTMSFDNTSSEFSQQSVVFAMEKFSRAVANMDETVMVPCKLMDVPVGSDPELDTRVPRRSRSMIRDMQSADLHSLYTMLNSLKNELIWGSRTATDNINNQSSNNNSQRKVRRPSVNSMTSMASSSSSTASSSSSSSSSSSSSSSSSSSSSSGAGTSYSDSDSESGLMDHESTEDSGVEAEREPDGEECVERMADQFRRHLLGLHQCLEHMADAANYLTHRYQVEIGSAD encoded by the exons ATGAGACCCGATCCGTTCAGTCTCTCGCTGTACATCTGCACGAGtagaaaggttttttttttttctgaagaaataaaaaggtgtACCGATATGAAATTCGACCGTAATTGTAGTGACGTTTCGAATCG GAACTCTTCTTTGAGGAAGACGATGTCATTTGACAATACATCGAGTGAATTCTCGCAACAGAGCGTCGTCTTTGCGATGGAAAAGTTTTCTCGAGCCGTGGCCAATATGGACGAAACTGTGATGGTGCCCTGTAAGCTGATGGATGTTCCAGTGGGCAGCGATCCGGAGTTGGACACTCGCGTCCCTCGCCGCTCTCGGTCCATGATCCGCGACATGCAATCAGCCGATTTGCACAGTCTCTACACGATGCTCAACTCATTGAAAAACGAATTAATCTGGGGCAGCCGTACGGCCACAGACAACATCAACAACCaaagcagcaacaacaacagtcaACGTAAAGTTCGACGACCGTCTGTCAATTCCATGACGTCGATGgcatcttcttcctcttcaacagcgtcatcgtcttcttcgtcttcttcatcgtcatcatcttcttcatcttcttcgtcgtcatcgtcatctGGTGCGGGAACCAGTTACAGCGATAGCGACTCTGAGTCGGGTCTGATGGATCACGAGAGCACGGAAGACTCCGGAGTCGAAGCGGAACGCGAACCGGACGGTGAGGAGTGCGTCGAGCGGATGGCCGATCAATTCCGCCGGCACTTGCTCGGTCTACACCAGTGTTTGGAACACATGGCCGATGCCGCCAACTATCTCACCCACCGCTACCAAGTCGAAATCGGAAGTGCCGATTGA
- the LOC130704207 gene encoding uncharacterized protein LOC130704207 isoform X4 — MSRHSYHRDSPLTNSSLRKTMSFDNTSSEFSQQSVVFAMEKFSRAVANMDETVMVPCKLMDVPVGSDPELDTRVPRRSRSMIRDMQSADLHSLYTMLNSLKNELIWGSRTATDNINNQSSNNNSQRKVRRPSVNSMTSMASSSSSTASSSSSSSSSSSSSSSSSSSSSSGAGTSYSDSDSESGLMDHESTEDSGVEAEREPDGEECVERMADQFRRHLLGLHQCLEHMADAANYLTHRYQVEIGSAD; from the exons ATGTCGCGGCACTCGTATCATCGCGATTCGCCTTTAAC GAACTCTTCTTTGAGGAAGACGATGTCATTTGACAATACATCGAGTGAATTCTCGCAACAGAGCGTCGTCTTTGCGATGGAAAAGTTTTCTCGAGCCGTGGCCAATATGGACGAAACTGTGATGGTGCCCTGTAAGCTGATGGATGTTCCAGTGGGCAGCGATCCGGAGTTGGACACTCGCGTCCCTCGCCGCTCTCGGTCCATGATCCGCGACATGCAATCAGCCGATTTGCACAGTCTCTACACGATGCTCAACTCATTGAAAAACGAATTAATCTGGGGCAGCCGTACGGCCACAGACAACATCAACAACCaaagcagcaacaacaacagtcaACGTAAAGTTCGACGACCGTCTGTCAATTCCATGACGTCGATGgcatcttcttcctcttcaacagcgtcatcgtcttcttcgtcttcttcatcgtcatcatcttcttcatcttcttcgtcgtcatcgtcatctGGTGCGGGAACCAGTTACAGCGATAGCGACTCTGAGTCGGGTCTGATGGATCACGAGAGCACGGAAGACTCCGGAGTCGAAGCGGAACGCGAACCGGACGGTGAGGAGTGCGTCGAGCGGATGGCCGATCAATTCCGCCGGCACTTGCTCGGTCTACACCAGTGTTTGGAACACATGGCCGATGCCGCCAACTATCTCACCCACCGCTACCAAGTCGAAATCGGAAGTGCCGATTGA
- the LOC130704207 gene encoding mid1-interacting protein 1-like isoform X2, whose protein sequence is MHIPQRWRWPQLVVVIITPEENVGSLVFMNNFRNSSLRKTMSFDNTSSEFSQQSVVFAMEKFSRAVANMDETVMVPCKLMDVPVGSDPELDTRVPRRSRSMIRDMQSADLHSLYTMLNSLKNELIWGSRTATDNINNQSSNNNSQRKVRRPSVNSMTSMASSSSSTASSSSSSSSSSSSSSSSSSSSSSGAGTSYSDSDSESGLMDHESTEDSGVEAEREPDGEECVERMADQFRRHLLGLHQCLEHMADAANYLTHRYQVEIGSAD, encoded by the exons ATGCACATACCGCAGCGGTGGCGGTGGCCTCAGTTAGTCGTAGTTATTATTACGCCCGAGGAAAATGTCGGGAGTCTTGTTTTCATGAACAATTTCAG GAACTCTTCTTTGAGGAAGACGATGTCATTTGACAATACATCGAGTGAATTCTCGCAACAGAGCGTCGTCTTTGCGATGGAAAAGTTTTCTCGAGCCGTGGCCAATATGGACGAAACTGTGATGGTGCCCTGTAAGCTGATGGATGTTCCAGTGGGCAGCGATCCGGAGTTGGACACTCGCGTCCCTCGCCGCTCTCGGTCCATGATCCGCGACATGCAATCAGCCGATTTGCACAGTCTCTACACGATGCTCAACTCATTGAAAAACGAATTAATCTGGGGCAGCCGTACGGCCACAGACAACATCAACAACCaaagcagcaacaacaacagtcaACGTAAAGTTCGACGACCGTCTGTCAATTCCATGACGTCGATGgcatcttcttcctcttcaacagcgtcatcgtcttcttcgtcttcttcatcgtcatcatcttcttcatcttcttcgtcgtcatcgtcatctGGTGCGGGAACCAGTTACAGCGATAGCGACTCTGAGTCGGGTCTGATGGATCACGAGAGCACGGAAGACTCCGGAGTCGAAGCGGAACGCGAACCGGACGGTGAGGAGTGCGTCGAGCGGATGGCCGATCAATTCCGCCGGCACTTGCTCGGTCTACACCAGTGTTTGGAACACATGGCCGATGCCGCCAACTATCTCACCCACCGCTACCAAGTCGAAATCGGAAGTGCCGATTGA
- the LOC130704207 gene encoding uncharacterized protein LOC130704207 isoform X3 — MISQEIRLLRQAASCIPPMDTTDRDRNSSLRKTMSFDNTSSEFSQQSVVFAMEKFSRAVANMDETVMVPCKLMDVPVGSDPELDTRVPRRSRSMIRDMQSADLHSLYTMLNSLKNELIWGSRTATDNINNQSSNNNSQRKVRRPSVNSMTSMASSSSSTASSSSSSSSSSSSSSSSSSSSSSGAGTSYSDSDSESGLMDHESTEDSGVEAEREPDGEECVERMADQFRRHLLGLHQCLEHMADAANYLTHRYQVEIGSAD, encoded by the exons ATGATTAGTCAAGAAATACGTCTGCTACGCCAAGCTGCTTCGTGCATCCCTCCCATGGACACCACCGATCGTGACAG GAACTCTTCTTTGAGGAAGACGATGTCATTTGACAATACATCGAGTGAATTCTCGCAACAGAGCGTCGTCTTTGCGATGGAAAAGTTTTCTCGAGCCGTGGCCAATATGGACGAAACTGTGATGGTGCCCTGTAAGCTGATGGATGTTCCAGTGGGCAGCGATCCGGAGTTGGACACTCGCGTCCCTCGCCGCTCTCGGTCCATGATCCGCGACATGCAATCAGCCGATTTGCACAGTCTCTACACGATGCTCAACTCATTGAAAAACGAATTAATCTGGGGCAGCCGTACGGCCACAGACAACATCAACAACCaaagcagcaacaacaacagtcaACGTAAAGTTCGACGACCGTCTGTCAATTCCATGACGTCGATGgcatcttcttcctcttcaacagcgtcatcgtcttcttcgtcttcttcatcgtcatcatcttcttcatcttcttcgtcgtcatcgtcatctGGTGCGGGAACCAGTTACAGCGATAGCGACTCTGAGTCGGGTCTGATGGATCACGAGAGCACGGAAGACTCCGGAGTCGAAGCGGAACGCGAACCGGACGGTGAGGAGTGCGTCGAGCGGATGGCCGATCAATTCCGCCGGCACTTGCTCGGTCTACACCAGTGTTTGGAACACATGGCCGATGCCGCCAACTATCTCACCCACCGCTACCAAGTCGAAATCGGAAGTGCCGATTGA